The following proteins come from a genomic window of Flavobacteriaceae bacterium MAR_2010_188:
- a CDS encoding Beta-glucosidase/6-phospho-beta-glucosidase/beta-galactosidase: protein MKFNSFFMGGFECADEINRSGQRINLLKETEHDIRVDEDYKLLNELGINVAREGICWSVAETSPYKFDFSYLNPFYKAAEKYGFQIIWDLCHFGYPDGLIPTHPQFVTRFEALCEEFAKYHSSMSDAPLMVAPINEISFLSWHSGDMRGTVPFAIHSGNDIKYHLCMAAIRGIKRLKQILPNCVIFGVEPLIKIHAADDSISLEHLNEINENQYKSIDILLGMSDPELGGSPDLLDVIGFNYYYNNQWDHHHVMMSWPETERPVTPFSEMLKTAYLRYNKPVVLTETGHFGYGRDLWIKHITEECLRAKALGVDLRGICIYPVVDRPDWDDLTDYSKCGIWDLDEYKNRIPDNGYVAACNNAIEMVKVSGLF, encoded by the coding sequence TTGAAGTTCAATAGTTTTTTTATGGGCGGGTTTGAATGTGCCGACGAGATTAATCGATCTGGGCAACGCATAAACCTTTTAAAGGAAACCGAACATGACATACGAGTCGATGAAGATTATAAACTATTAAATGAATTAGGAATAAATGTAGCTAGAGAAGGAATTTGTTGGAGCGTGGCAGAAACATCACCTTATAAATTCGATTTTTCATACTTGAATCCTTTTTATAAAGCCGCAGAAAAATACGGGTTTCAAATTATTTGGGATTTATGTCATTTTGGGTATCCAGATGGATTAATTCCGACCCATCCTCAATTTGTGACTAGATTTGAAGCACTTTGCGAAGAATTTGCAAAGTACCATTCTAGTATGAGCGACGCACCATTAATGGTGGCACCCATTAATGAAATTAGCTTTCTTTCTTGGCATTCTGGAGATATGAGAGGCACAGTTCCGTTTGCCATCCACAGTGGTAACGATATTAAATATCACCTCTGTATGGCTGCAATTAGAGGAATCAAAAGACTGAAACAAATACTTCCCAATTGTGTGATATTTGGAGTAGAACCATTGATTAAGATTCACGCGGCAGACGATTCTATATCTCTTGAGCATTTAAATGAAATCAATGAAAATCAGTATAAATCCATCGATATATTGTTAGGAATGAGTGACCCAGAATTGGGCGGTTCTCCTGATTTACTAGATGTTATTGGTTTTAATTATTATTATAATAATCAGTGGGACCACCATCACGTGATGATGAGTTGGCCGGAGACTGAAAGACCCGTGACCCCATTTTCAGAAATGTTGAAAACTGCCTATTTGCGCTATAACAAACCTGTTGTCTTAACCGAAACCGGGCATTTTGGATATGGTCGGGACCTTTGGATCAAGCACATTACAGAAGAATGTCTTAGAGCAAAAGCGTTAGGAGTTGATCTTAGGGGGATATGTATTTATCCAGTGGTAGACCGGCCAGACTGGGACGATTTAACCGATTATAGCAAATGCGGAATTTGGGATTTAGATGAATATAAAAACCGGATTCCCGATAATGGTTATGTAGCGGCTTGCAATAACGCCATAGAAATGGTAAAAGTTTCAGGACTTTTCTAA